In a single window of the Harpia harpyja isolate bHarHar1 chromosome 3, bHarHar1 primary haplotype, whole genome shotgun sequence genome:
- the TSTD3 gene encoding thiosulfate sulfurtransferase/rhodanese-like domain-containing protein 3 isoform X2, with protein sequence MGVAGWAWRRALRAASGGWWRAAAPGPGAAGAASRRLCAGGAPSLSYRELKDLKKTNVLHIDVRERWEIDRFGKIPASINIPLGELVEALQMDPMEFKEQYNQKMPSKSDPVVFSCLAGTRSKQALSFAMSLGFSRVQQYAGGFEDWVKHEPPEKK encoded by the exons ATGGGGGTCGCGGGCTGGGCCTGGCGGCGGGCGCTGCGGGCGGCGAGCGGCGGCTggtggcgggcggcggcgcccg GTCCCGGGGCGGCGGGTGCCGCCAGCCGCAGGCTCTGCGCCGGCGGGGCACCCAGCCTTTCCTACCGAGAGCTCAAAGACTTGAAGAAGACCAACGTCCTCCACATAGACGTGCGGGAGAGGTGGGAGATCGACAGATTTGGAAAAATCCCAGCGTCCATCAACATACCGC tGGGTGAATTAGTGGAAGCTCTACAAATGGACCCAATGGAGTTCAAGGAGCAGTACAATCAAAAGATGCCATCCAAGTCAGACCCTGTGGTTTTCTCCTGTTTGGCAGGAACAAGAAGTAAACAAGCACTGAGTTTTGCCATGTCCTTGGGTTTCAGCAG AGTTcagcaatatgctggtggctttGAGGATTGGGTAAAACATGAACCTCcagagaaaaaatga
- the TSTD3 gene encoding thiosulfate sulfurtransferase/rhodanese-like domain-containing protein 3 isoform X1, producing the protein MGVAGWAWRRALRAASGGWWRAAAPGPGAAGAASRRLCAGGAPSLSYRELKDLKKTNVLHIDVRERWEIDRFGKIPASINIPLGELVEALQMDPMEFKEQYNQKMPSKSDPVVFSCLAGTRSKQALSFAMSLGFSRSGKLFHWSGCCYLLDICPPALCHLEELQNTLHGSRQYWSTRSINLAH; encoded by the exons ATGGGGGTCGCGGGCTGGGCCTGGCGGCGGGCGCTGCGGGCGGCGAGCGGCGGCTggtggcgggcggcggcgcccg GTCCCGGGGCGGCGGGTGCCGCCAGCCGCAGGCTCTGCGCCGGCGGGGCACCCAGCCTTTCCTACCGAGAGCTCAAAGACTTGAAGAAGACCAACGTCCTCCACATAGACGTGCGGGAGAGGTGGGAGATCGACAGATTTGGAAAAATCCCAGCGTCCATCAACATACCGC tGGGTGAATTAGTGGAAGCTCTACAAATGGACCCAATGGAGTTCAAGGAGCAGTACAATCAAAAGATGCCATCCAAGTCAGACCCTGTGGTTTTCTCCTGTTTGGCAGGAACAAGAAGTAAACAAGCACTGAGTTTTGCCATGTCCTTGGGTTTCAGCAG aagcggCAAACTGTTTCATTGGTCTGGCTGCTGCTACTTGCTTGATATTTGCCCTCCAGCTTTGTGTCATTTGGAAGAGTTACAGAACACACTCCATGGAAGCAGGCAGTATTGGAGTACAAGGAGTATCAATCTGGCTCATTGA